The following DNA comes from Acidobacteriota bacterium.
CGGCGGCCGCGTCCTGGGCGCGGAACTTGAGGAAGACCAGCGCGGCGGGCACGAGCAGCGCCAGGTCTCGGAGGAGCAGCCCAAGGCCCACCCGGGAGGTCTCCGACGAGCCGAAGCAGCCGCAGGCAATGTCGATGCCGCGGACCATCGTGGTGGCGATGAGCACCGAGAACACGAGCACCAGCCCGGTGAGGATGACCCACGCGCCGCGGGACCACACGTTGAGGATGAGCAGGATGCCGGCGGTCAGTTCCACCCACGGCAGGATCACCGCCGCCAGGTTGACCCACACGGGTGCCGTGACGATTTTATAGTTGACGATGGACTGGGCGAAAGCGGCCGGATCGGCGATCTTGCTGACGCTGGCCCAAAGGAACACGCCGCCCAGCACCGCCCGGCAGAGGAATTGAAAGACGGGATTCAGGATCAGTTTCATGGGTCCTCCCTCGTCGCCTGGCCGGTTGAATCAGTCCCACTCGATCTCATGGGCGGCGTCGGTCCATGCCATCCAACCGCCGAAGAACACGCTCACATTCCGGTAGCCCCGGGCGCGAAGCTGTTCCGCCACGTGGACGGAGGCCAGGCACTCATCGCCGTCGCAATACACGACCACGGGCTCGTCCACCGCGACCATCCCGGTGAACTGGGCCAGGAAGTCGCCGGAATCCTTTTCCGGCACGTTGAAGGCGCCGGGGATCCGCCCTTGGGCGAACAGCTCGGACGGTCGGGCATCCACGAAGACGGCCCCGCCGGAGTGATACAACTCGAACGCTTCGGCCAGATCCACGGTGGGCAGGTCCTGCTGCTGCGCCGTCGCCGTGACATCGGGCCGCGGATCGTAGTCGGCGATCGACAGCCGCGTGCGGGGCACATGGTTCACGGCGAGGGCCGCGGCGCCGGCCAGCGCCAGGATGTAGACGGTCTGCTTCAGGTATTTCATCGGACGGCTCCCAAAGGGGGTTATTATATGAATCCGCCGGCTCTCATGCAACCGTTCGTTCCCCCGGAAAGATGCCGGCCGGCCACCCGGGGACGAAACAATCTGCCGCCGCTTCAACATTTACCCGCCTGGCAGCATCTAGAAAGGGAATGAGCCGTTCCGCGCGCAGTCCGGTTCGATGTATAATTGGAGCCCCACAGGAGGTGGCACCGCCGATGAACGTACCGAACCGTCATGCCGTCCGACGCCTCGCCGCGATCCTGATCCTCGCGCTCGCCGTGCCGACGGCGGCGCTGCTGGCCGCCGACAAGCGTCTGAAGGCGCTGCCCGAGCACCATCGCAAGTGGATCGAGGAGGAGGTCGTCTGGATCATCGCCAGCATCGAGCGGGACGTTTTCCTGGACCTGAAGACCGACGCGGAACGGGACCGGTTCATCCTGAATTTCTGGGAGGCGCGCGACCCCACCCCGGGCACGCCCAAAAACGAGTTCCGCGAGGAGCACTACCGCCGGATCGAATACGCCAACGCCAAGTTCAGCGAAGGCGGTCCCGGCTGGCGCACCGACCGCGGCCGGATCTACATCCAGCTCGGCCCGCCGGCCCAGGTGTTCGAATGGGAAGCCCAGTATCAGGTCTATCCCATCCAGATGTGGTTCTACTCGGTGCGCCAGCACCCCAGCATCCCCAACAATTTCAACCTCCTGTTCTGGCAGCGGGAGGGCGCGGGCGCCTACAAGCTGTACAGCCCGTACAACGACGGCCCGGAGAAGCTGGTGAGCGCCGCCACCTTCAACGACCGGCGGTCCTCCTACGACTATCTGTACGGCCTCAACGCAGAGCTGGCCCGCGCGACCCTGACGTATTTCCCGAACGAGCCCGTGGATTTCGACCAGCTGATGCCGTCCATGTCCTCGGACCTGCTCGTCGCCCAGATCTTCCGCGTCCC
Coding sequences within:
- a CDS encoding DoxX family membrane protein; this translates as MKLILNPVFQFLCRAVLGGVFLWASVSKIADPAAFAQSIVNYKIVTAPVWVNLAAVILPWVELTAGILLILNVWSRGAWVILTGLVLVFSVLIATTMVRGIDIACGCFGSSETSRVGLGLLLRDLALLVPAALVFLKFRAQDAAAVPAAPAAVPEEVPAS
- a CDS encoding rhodanese-like domain-containing protein, producing the protein MKYLKQTVYILALAGAAALAVNHVPRTRLSIADYDPRPDVTATAQQQDLPTVDLAEAFELYHSGGAVFVDARPSELFAQGRIPGAFNVPEKDSGDFLAQFTGMVAVDEPVVVYCDGDECLASVHVAEQLRARGYRNVSVFFGGWMAWTDAAHEIEWD
- a CDS encoding GWxTD domain-containing protein; amino-acid sequence: MNVPNRHAVRRLAAILILALAVPTAALLAADKRLKALPEHHRKWIEEEVVWIIASIERDVFLDLKTDAERDRFILNFWEARDPTPGTPKNEFREEHYRRIEYANAKFSEGGPGWRTDRGRIYIQLGPPAQVFEWEAQYQVYPIQMWFYSVRQHPSIPNNFNLLFWQREGAGAYKLYSPYNDGPEKLVSAATFNDRRSSYDYLYGLNAELARATLTYFPNEPVDFDQLMPSMSSDLLVAQIFRVPEAEAPTQYLTQFLPADSKLREKVKTRYTFGFVPMQAAFLPFTDSEGRTLLHYGFYIAPKDLSIARYKDEYYAALQITLNISDDKDQVLHRSSQDLVQYFSEAEFKNVQHLPLVFLDKVGIVPGHFKLDLLVYNKITSQTHQFSKTVDIPEFPAAAPAMSPLIAVESYKPVERTYDALSNLAFSFFGYSFTPLLEKSLSPTE